One Acetoanaerobium noterae genomic region harbors:
- the moaC gene encoding cyclic pyranopterin monophosphate synthase MoaC produces MELTHIDEKGHVRMVDVGEKAISAREAKAQAIVKMNPETLTLICEGKMPKGDVFSCARIAGIMASKKTHELIPMCHNLPIDSVELDIKPMGSDRVCITAVARCHYKTGIEMEALTAATVAALTIYDMCKAVDKKMEISEIFLLEKTGGKSGHFLRNND; encoded by the coding sequence ATGGAGCTTACACATATCGATGAAAAGGGTCATGTCAGGATGGTGGATGTAGGAGAAAAAGCTATATCTGCAAGAGAAGCTAAAGCCCAAGCAATTGTTAAGATGAATCCAGAAACCCTAACGCTTATCTGCGAAGGAAAAATGCCTAAGGGAGACGTATTCTCTTGTGCTAGAATAGCAGGGATTATGGCTTCTAAAAAAACGCATGAGCTAATACCGATGTGCCATAATTTGCCTATAGATTCAGTCGAACTCGATATAAAGCCTATGGGAAGTGACCGTGTATGTATCACTGCAGTTGCAAGATGCCATTATAAGACTGGAATCGAAATGGAAGCTTTAACAGCTGCTACTGTTGCAGCTCTTACGATTTATGATATGTGCAAGGCCGTTGATAAAAAAATGGAAATAAGCGAAATATTTTTATTAGAAAAAACCGGTGGAAAATCGGGACATTTTTTAAGAAATAATGATTGA